One Candidatus Babeliales bacterium DNA window includes the following coding sequences:
- a CDS encoding ATP-binding cassette domain-containing protein, translated as MVLVNNLSVRIKEQLLLDNISVTLEPGRITSFIGKSGAGKTTLLKSVAGLMPITSGDICFDRSLLERSAVPGVAREARAELVGYVFQDFNLFPQFTVLENCIDPLLVRGVSYEQAKAIALAALQELEMEGFAERYPSQLSGGQQQRVALARALCLKPRVLLLDEPTASLDPASTDLLVVILQRLAQSGLTIALSSQDMSFVRKVFDRVYYIQAGVVLEFCDGVEALEACASIKNWLCCG; from the coding sequence ATGGTTCTCGTTAATAATTTAAGTGTACGCATTAAAGAACAACTGTTGCTTGACAACATTTCGGTCACACTTGAACCTGGGCGTATTACCAGTTTTATTGGAAAAAGTGGCGCCGGCAAAACGACGCTCTTAAAATCAGTTGCAGGGCTTATGCCAATAACTTCTGGCGATATTTGTTTTGATCGGTCTTTACTTGAAAGGTCGGCTGTGCCGGGCGTAGCGCGCGAAGCCCGGGCAGAATTAGTTGGTTATGTTTTTCAAGACTTTAATCTGTTCCCACAATTTACAGTGCTTGAAAATTGTATAGATCCATTACTTGTTCGAGGCGTATCGTACGAACAGGCAAAAGCAATAGCGCTTGCTGCGTTGCAAGAACTTGAAATGGAAGGCTTTGCTGAGCGTTACCCATCCCAACTGTCTGGTGGTCAGCAACAGCGTGTTGCTCTAGCACGAGCTTTGTGTCTCAAGCCGCGCGTGCTTTTGTTGGACGAGCCCACGGCATCGCTCGATCCTGCTAGTACCGATTTGTTGGTTGTTATTTTGCAACGACTTGCACAATCTGGCTTAACCATTGCTCTTTCAAGTCAGGATATGAGTTTTGTGCGTAAAGTGTTTGACCGCGTTTATTACATTCAGGCCGGGGTGGTTTTAGAATTTTGCGATGGAGTTGAAGCGCTTGAAGCGTGTGCTTCTATAAAAAATTGGTTATGCTGCGGGTAG
- a CDS encoding transporter substrate-binding domain-containing protein: protein MQFKKIVTKAIVVIIVCCVVVFATKFLFKTNVNRDDKTFVVGTAAGYAPFASINQQGEYEGFDIDIANAVASKLNKKLDLKDLGSMTSLMMALEQGSIDAIIWGMSITQDRLKKLAMVYYQGEPTLTYPLIFWQKIPAGIKSLNDMTGLTVCVEPSSAQAHVLSKYKNVVELQTEKVDDALLNLQYGKATAALVELAIAKKFKAKFPEIQILDVALEQDYQEQGMGIVIKHNNKNLINQISLAVQELKNNGVIETLEKKWEMV, encoded by the coding sequence ATGCAATTTAAAAAAATTGTAACTAAAGCTATTGTCGTAATTATTGTGTGCTGTGTAGTTGTTTTTGCTACCAAATTTCTATTCAAAACAAACGTAAATCGGGACGACAAAACATTCGTTGTTGGTACTGCTGCAGGCTATGCGCCATTTGCGAGTATTAACCAGCAGGGTGAGTACGAAGGCTTTGATATTGACATTGCCAATGCCGTTGCGTCCAAACTTAACAAAAAGTTGGACCTCAAAGATTTGGGTTCAATGACATCGCTCATGATGGCGCTTGAGCAAGGTTCTATTGATGCTATTATTTGGGGCATGTCCATTACGCAGGACAGGCTCAAAAAGCTGGCCATGGTTTATTATCAGGGTGAGCCAACATTAACCTACCCGCTTATTTTTTGGCAAAAAATTCCGGCGGGTATCAAAAGTCTTAACGATATGACGGGCTTAACTGTGTGCGTTGAACCAAGTTCTGCGCAAGCACATGTGCTGAGCAAATACAAAAATGTGGTTGAGCTTCAGACTGAAAAAGTTGATGATGCCTTACTTAACTTGCAGTATGGCAAGGCTACGGCAGCTCTGGTTGAGTTGGCAATTGCCAAAAAGTTCAAAGCAAAATTTCCTGAGATTCAGATTTTGGATGTCGCGCTTGAGCAAGATTATCAAGAGCAGGGCATGGGCATTGTGATCAAGCACAATAACAAAAACTTAATTAATCAGATAAGTCTGGCCGTGCAAGAACTCAAAAATAACGGTGTCATTGAAACGCTTGAAAAGAAATGGGAGATGGTATGA
- a CDS encoding trp operon repressor — MKKKEKATTRILSTSSVEELCEALLLLKTSDEVGRFLRDLCTPQEIIALSERWRVCRLLEKGELSYREISQVTGASLATITRVARFLKHEPHHGYSAVIHKIKHRSVE, encoded by the coding sequence ATGAAAAAGAAAGAAAAGGCAACAACCAGAATCCTGTCGACAAGCTCCGTTGAGGAGCTGTGTGAAGCCTTGCTTCTGTTGAAAACCTCTGACGAAGTGGGTCGCTTCTTGCGTGATTTATGCACGCCGCAGGAAATTATTGCCTTGTCCGAGCGGTGGCGTGTTTGCCGCTTGCTCGAAAAAGGCGAATTGTCATATCGCGAAATTAGTCAGGTTACCGGGGCAAGTCTTGCCACCATCACGCGCGTTGCGCGCTTTCTAAAGCATGAACCACATCACGGCTACTCAGCCGTTATTCATAAAATTAAGCACAGAAGCGTTGAATAA
- a CDS encoding amino acid ABC transporter permease, translating to MSVLITYVSQLAQGAGVTLAAWLVAGSMSIVVGTMLGILGSQKIGSNKLGTLLRTYTFITKGIPAYVQILIVYFVLPSLLGITLSGFAAAGIALAFCSSGYVTEIVRAGINAVPRGQWDACFVLGYSRLQTLRRIILPQAVRIVLPALLGELEQLLKTTSLLATIGVTETTRVGMNIISRELNPLPVYCSVACIYLIFSALLNLAMFYAERRMRYGSR from the coding sequence ATGAGTGTTCTTATTACCTACGTTTCGCAATTGGCTCAAGGCGCAGGGGTCACCCTTGCCGCCTGGCTTGTTGCGGGCAGCATGAGCATAGTTGTTGGAACTATGTTGGGAATACTTGGTTCTCAAAAAATTGGTTCAAACAAGCTGGGAACGTTACTACGTACCTACACATTTATTACTAAAGGCATTCCGGCGTACGTCCAAATTCTTATTGTTTACTTTGTTTTGCCAAGCTTGCTTGGCATTACACTTTCTGGTTTTGCGGCTGCAGGCATAGCGCTGGCTTTTTGTTCAAGCGGCTACGTTACTGAAATTGTTCGCGCTGGCATTAATGCCGTGCCTCGTGGGCAGTGGGATGCGTGCTTTGTACTGGGGTACTCACGCTTGCAAACATTGCGTCGCATTATACTTCCCCAGGCTGTGCGCATTGTTTTGCCAGCACTGCTTGGGGAGCTTGAGCAGCTCTTAAAAACAACGTCGCTGTTGGCCACCATTGGCGTTACTGAAACGACGCGTGTTGGTATGAATATTATTTCGCGCGAACTCAACCCGCTGCCTGTTTACTGTTCTGTTGCCTGTATTTATTTAATTTTTTCTGCGCTTTTAAATCTGGCAATGTTTTATGCCGAAAGAAGGATGCGTTATGGTTCTCGTTAA